A section of the Deltaproteobacteria bacterium genome encodes:
- a CDS encoding cell division protein FtsL, whose translation MTKIYRTQNGIIGAQRVRKRRTLKTAAYFLSVVFVFALLHVWTRVRVVETGYEIRRLMEQGEELQGEHHSLKLEVATLRSPARLGKVASRLGLKRPPEKQVTLITYRAP comes from the coding sequence ATGACAAAAATATATCGGACACAGAACGGCATCATCGGGGCGCAACGAGTCCGCAAACGAAGGACTTTGAAAACAGCCGCTTATTTCTTGAGTGTCGTTTTTGTCTTTGCCCTTCTTCATGTCTGGACGCGTGTTCGGGTGGTTGAAACCGGTTATGAAATCCGACGCCTTATGGAACAAGGGGAAGAGCTCCAAGGCGAACATCATTCCCTGAAGCTGGAAGTCGCGACGCTTCGCTCGCCCGCTCGCCTGGGAAAAGTGGCCTCCAGATTAGGACTCAAAAGACCTCCGGAAAAGCAGGTAACCCTGATTACTTATCGAGCTCCATGA
- the rsmH gene encoding 16S rRNA (cytosine(1402)-N(4))-methyltransferase RsmH → MDTPHQPVLVEEVIQGLAPRPGGLYVDATLGAGGHAAAILEKLGGEGKLIGVDCDEEILSIARRRLESYEGQVQFVLGHYEDLPEILSGLGAGPGAVDGLLIDLGVSSLQLDRPERGFSFLREGALDMRMDLSQHETAAQLVSRLPERELVKIFRDWGEEPQAVRIARAIAETRRRRPLRTTRDLASLIEDLFPGGRRMRIHPATRVFQALRIAVNHELERLKSFLSFFPDLLRPGGRGVFLAYHSLEDRLVKRSLRQFQREGKVKILTRKPIRPVERELATNPRSRSARLRYCERCR, encoded by the coding sequence ATGGATACGCCTCATCAGCCGGTCCTTGTTGAGGAAGTGATCCAGGGATTGGCGCCACGGCCTGGTGGTCTTTACGTGGATGCCACCCTCGGGGCCGGTGGGCATGCGGCAGCGATCCTTGAGAAGCTGGGAGGAGAGGGGAAGCTGATTGGGGTTGATTGTGACGAAGAGATTCTTTCGATCGCCCGACGGCGCCTGGAATCCTACGAAGGGCAGGTTCAATTCGTCTTGGGGCACTACGAAGACCTGCCGGAGATTTTATCAGGGCTAGGGGCAGGACCAGGCGCCGTTGATGGCCTCCTGATCGACCTTGGGGTTTCTTCCTTGCAGTTGGACAGACCGGAACGCGGTTTCAGTTTTTTGAGGGAAGGGGCTTTGGATATGCGCATGGATTTATCACAACATGAAACAGCGGCCCAGTTGGTCTCGCGTCTTCCGGAACGGGAGCTTGTGAAGATCTTTCGGGATTGGGGAGAGGAGCCTCAGGCAGTGAGGATCGCCCGGGCGATTGCCGAGACGAGGCGGAGACGACCTCTCCGGACGACACGCGATCTCGCTTCTTTGATTGAGGATCTGTTTCCGGGCGGTCGGCGCATGCGGATTCATCCTGCAACCCGTGTTTTCCAGGCTTTGAGGATTGCGGTGAATCATGAATTGGAACGTCTCAAAAGTTTTTTGTCTTTCTTCCCCGATCTGCTTCGTCCGGGAGGAAGGGGAGTTTTTCTTGCCTATCATTCTCTGGAAGATCGTCTCGTGAAGAGGTCCCTTCGTCAATTTCAACGTGAAGGGAAGGTAAAAATTTTAACCCGGAAGCCGATTCGGCCGGTTGAGCGGGAGCTTGCGACGAATCCCCGTTCTCGCTCAGCCCGGCTCCGGTATTGTGAAAGATGTCGATAA
- a CDS encoding STAS domain-containing protein, producing the protein MYQKIADISVFDLSGDLDMFEGHQLMRSLARLIRRQWVKIVLDFGEVEHINYKILTDLASIAVASHTLQGEIKFANVSDYHRNILKVAGVDSYFRTYDSLADAILSFEDGYASSAGPC; encoded by the coding sequence ATGTACCAAAAAATTGCCGACATCTCGGTTTTTGATCTCTCGGGCGATCTCGATATGTTCGAAGGACATCAATTGATGCGGAGCCTCGCCCGCCTGATCCGCAGACAATGGGTGAAAATCGTCCTCGATTTTGGCGAGGTGGAACATATCAATTACAAGATCCTGACGGATCTTGCCTCGATCGCGGTCGCTTCTCATACACTGCAAGGGGAAATCAAATTTGCCAACGTCAGTGATTATCATCGGAACATTTTGAAGGTAGCTGGGGTCGACAGCTATTTCAGGACTTATGATTCATTGGCCGATGCGATCTTGAGTTTTGAGGATGGATACGCCTCATCAGCCGGTCCTTGTTGA